Below is a window of Oryza brachyantha chromosome 10, ObraRS2, whole genome shotgun sequence DNA.
tttaaaaattacaaaactacaCCCAATGCCTAGCTAGTGGGCAATATACATAGATACCCAATAGTTATACGATATATCCAACATGACAAACATCCATTGATGGCCGTTGGACAAACAGCTAACGGTGATCGCCACATTTGCAGGTGGGGCTTTAAGGTGCGAAATGTTCTCACTCATGAGTGAGGAGAGAGCGGACAATTTTTCGGGCGCCTCCCTATGAGCAGAGCTTTTAAGGGGCCGCCTGCAAAATCAACAACCCCCTCTCTTAATAATTTACGGATTGTTATGGTCAACTAATGACACTTGTAACTTCGGGTATATCGCCAACCAGTgggtgttttatatatatcgcCCATTAGTTGGCGTTGGAGGTATAGTTTTGCaacttttcaaacaaaaatctatttttttatttttaataaaaatatatataaataaaaatatcatcgtaTTGATTGACGTACAGTAAGATTTTTAATGTGTGTGGCCTATTACTATCAATCTCAGCCTCcgcttagagcaggtacaaccGTACAATAGCAGATTATAAGCCAaccataaacatattttaagtggataagagaggagagaagaatagtgagctataaatttgtagtcagctgcagCACATACTCCAAGATACAGTGTgggtatgacatgtgagacatgatagtatatgttttttaggtagctattgtataaattagttattagattgactgtagatgatttagagccagtagttggctatagtattgaacttgctcttatcaTCTCCGTCATCTCCACCGACGCTGCCACTTGTAACGGGTGGTTACAAGTGGAATATGTCCCTAAAGAAGACCCATCTATCGGCACCCTCCTTCCTAATATCACAAATGTTGGTGACCCAACAATAACTAAATTAGCGACATTCAGTGATGTATatgtttatctttattttagcACTTTGCAAGCAAACATTGTGGGAacaaatttgtataaatattcAACCATCACATGTTCAATGAAGTAAATTCTAACATTCAATGTAGACCATCCAAGTTTCTTACTGTAAAAGTCTTCTAAACTTCAGCCCGTGTTTCAATTTACTAAGGGCCAGGTAAAACCCTCAATTTATTAAAACTGTAGGGAGGATGGtgttcacttatatttatgtttataaatcaaattacaaatcttaaaacttaaatttatagttaattttgagggttttgtttatcatagtttatttcaccatatgtttatatatcaCTAAggacaagtatataaaaattttactcataaaCTATTCTTTAATTGTTGCTGAGTTATTTTGCTAATGTTTAATACAAGCTAAAAATACGAGACTACAAGTCATTACTAACCATTATTGTCAGAAGGACAATGGTACCACGGATCCCTTTAATGGCCAATATCACCTGACACTATGATTTATGACAGTAGCAGATAGAAATACCATGACAATCTCCTGCATGTGTTAGGAGTATTCACGGGCATGTATGCATCTTCAGTGTCAATGTTGACGCCATGCGTACCAGTGACCGAGGTGATGGACAAGTTATGACGCTGTTGGATGTAACATCTAAGTAATACGTACGACTTCAATAGAAATTATTAcaccgttctaaaatataagtatttatatattatttaacatAGACTAtatcaattaaaattattagttTCTTCTCTGgttaatttttggattttgaaGTGATCGGATTCTCTTTTTAAGTATTTGATTCACtctgaaataattaaaataataaaaataagcgcagaaatatttataatatactatacaatttaaacaatagaaatacttatatactCCGTATTTCTAAAACGAAAAGAACAGCAGCCATTCAAGCTTCCAAGTACTATTGAACCTGAACCACGGGCATACGTAACAAAATTCCACCGGTCCGGACGCTACTCCATCGTACCGAAGCAGGCCAAAACCACGACCGCCACCGTCCCAAATCACACGTACCGGGCAATTCCtatcgtttttcttttctcccccCGTGTCTCGCGTGCCCCGCCCCGCGCAGGACGGTAGCCGAGCCGAGCGCGAGCCAACGAGGCAACGAGCGAACAGCCCAGCCCCCGACACCACCACGACGAGCCGAGGCGACCACCTCCCcgtcgcggccgcggccgcgccctCGTCCTCGTCAAGTCGTCGTCACGGGGTTTTCAGTTTTCACATCTCCGTCCTCTCCCTCCCGTTCCCTTCCCGACAACTCCGCGGTAGAAACCTCGCGCTTCCCACTCCCGACTACACCGCACCtaactcctcctccccctccctccctccctcgcctCTCCTAGTACAAATATCCCGTGCGACCAGCCTAGCCTAGGCTGCCCGTGACAGactgaagaaggagaaggagagggaggcgatggagaAGGCGATCAACAGGCAGAGGGTGCTGCTGGCCCACCTGGAGCCCGCCGCGacccccgccgcgccggccgttACCGTGAgtcccgccgcccgcccctcTGTTTCTCTGTGCGCCTGgtcgaggagggagggagggggagtcCAGATCTGGTGACGGTCTGCGGCGGCGTTGTCTgatgtgatgtgatgttttttggttTGTGGGTGCAGGCGAGCGCGTGCGCCGCGGGGGACAGCGCCGCGTACCACCGTGGGGCGTGCTTCGCCGACGACGTTGTCATCGTCGCGTAAGTGAGATGTGATCCCCTTCTTCTGCGGTGATTGGACATGATTAGATCGGCTGCTCAGACGGCTGATATAGTTGTGCTGATCGTTTTCTTCTTCCAGTCCAGTCAAATTTAGCTATCAGTCGATCACAAACTAAATCTGgacgaaaaaaaaaccattatgAAAGTTATGGCATGAAATGGGCTGTTTCAGCTAATCTTTTGAAGACTGCCAGCTCCATCGTTTGCCCTTCATCTTATATAGCATAGGCAAAACTTGCAGCTTAATTTTGGAGAGTATTTGCATTTAAATCGCTAagggcatatatatatatatactagcataTCGCCTATACGTTGCAACagaattttattcacaaatatcGTTAGTATGTTAATAAGTAAAGTTAATAAaagtggtttgatatatatgtcttaattattttttcttttaaaaaataggagggagttggtggtggggtaggtggcagattcaccaccaccacccatcaCCACTACTTATctttatagtagtagtagtatatatatatatctactcAAATTATTTGTTGATTGCTAATAAACCTTTACTGCTTATCATAAGCATCAGCAAAATGATGTGGCTTATAATAAGCATTAGCGTTACCAGTATAGGGAAAAGGGCGCCATAGTCATTATGTTATAGCAAGCTTATTTTTTCTCCTATTCTTTTTTGGTTACCTACATTCTTGGAGGTGCAGAGTCTGGATATAATTTCGTTGCTTAATGAAACATCCATTATCTAATAGCATAGGAAAAAAGAGCAGATAAACTATTGAACTCACATGAAATTGATGCTGGGTTTTACCGCTGGATTTTATGGGGCAAGTCATTAATTTTCTTCTGTGATCATCTCAAGTCATAAATAGAACTCAAGCATAGGTCTTTTCTCTTGTGTCTTCTTCAGTGCCTATAGGACAGCAATTTGCAAGTCGAAGCGAGGTGGTTTCAAGGATACTCCTGCGGAGGACCTCTTGGTTCCAGTATTCAAGGTATTTGTttgttatcatattttttgctTTCTGCACCCAACCTGGCAATTTAGTGAACCAGTTGCTTCTGTCTCAACccctcacctcatatattttttccgtCCTCTAATCTTAATCACTTGCTTGGCTTTTTGGCCAACCCGGCAAAAACAGGCTTTGATAGACAAAACAAAGTTGAACCCTAGTGAAGTTGGTGACATCGTTGTTGGGACTGTTTTAGCTCCTGGGTCCCAAAGGGCAATCGAATGCAGAATGGCTGCATTTTATGCTGGCTTCCCTGGTAAAAATTCTTAAATATGTATTAGATTTGCCCTTAATATTGGACTGTCATCATTCCCAACTTGATTAATTTGTTCTGTATGCTGCAGATACTGTACCTCTTATGACTGTAAACAGGCAATGCTCCTCTGGGCTTCAAGCAGTTTCAAATGTTGCTTCTAATATTAAAGCAGGGCTTTATGACATTGGTATGGTTTGTTGGTGGTTAATTTTTTGCCGTTCTTTTTTGGGAGGAAACATTTGATGTAAGGTTTGTTTTAATCTGTTGCTGAACtgaattttgttatatttcttCAAGGTATTGCTGCTGGCCTAGAGTCCATGACAGTGAACAAAGTCAGCCTTGATGGACAATTAAATCCCAAAGTAGGTCAAACTGGTGGTCAATGCAATTATAAATCTTTAGATGCACGTGTATAGATGTTCGAACTGAATCTTTTTTTCTGTAATCTCCCACTATTTTAGGTTGAGCTGTTTTCTCAAGCACGCGATTGCCTTCTCCCAATGGGCCTCACGTCCGAGAATGTTGCAAAGCGATTTGGTGTAACACGCATGGAGCAAGACCAAGCTGCTGTAGGTTGCCTGATTACTTCCTTGGACACTCGCGTGTATTGATCAGGGTTTGCAATATTGCGATAATCGGTCATACCGCCAGGGCACGATAACGATAAACTGCAGTTTGGTTCGGTAAATATCAcaagaattcaaaatttttgaaaaaaatggaagaaaaatccaaaaaaattatggtgaTATATCGTGACAATTGGGACATATCACACATTTTTCACACAAAAACCGCGATTATTGGTATCGCGAAAACCGATGTGATTATTGTCCTAGATACCGTGATTATCGGTTTCACCAAAACTGCAGCGATAATCATTACCTAATGTGCGGTTTGACTCCCAAAATTTtgatgattttattaaaaaaaaaacttcaaatttgcGTGGTTTTTGCATGATTATCGCTGGTGCGCGGTTTCAGCTTATGAAACGATAAGTGAAACCCTGGTATTGATACATAATGAAGTGCTACACAATATGATTCTttcccttatttttttatctgttgATATTTGCTGTTTAGGTTGAGTCCCACAGGAAGGCTGcggctgcagcagctgctggtAAATTCAAAGAAGAAATCGTTCCAGTTCACACAAAGGTAATCTAGTAGCTTAGTTATCTTCCTAAGTTACTATGTTCACTCTTGAGAATTTTTGTTACATAGGAAACTAGTGTTTTGATTGCTGTGTTATCCTGACATGGTCATTTTGTTGTGAAGATTGTGGATCCAAAAACTGGTGAGGAAAAGGAGATAGTGGTCTCAGCAGATGATGGAATCCGACCGGGTACTTCATTGGCAGTCCTGTCAAAACTCAAACCAGCATTCTCTAAAGATGGCACCACTACTGCTGGTAATGTGTAATTAAACTTTATTAGGTGCAACTGTTGATTAGTTGTATCACACTAAGATTAGTATTGTTTTAACCCATAGGAAATGCTAGCCAAGTAAGCGATGGTGCTGGAGCAGTCTTACTAATGAGGCGGGACATTGCTATGCAAAAGGGTCTTCCAGTACTTGGCGTTTTCAGGTTTCAATATTTTCTGTATATGTGCATCATATCATGGGTCACAACTCACATCTATAGGCATTTTTCTGAGCCCTAATTGATTGATAAGCACCAAAGCACCTTAATTTTGACTAGGTTTTCTATCCTCCCTTGATAGTCATGAAAGCAAATAGGCAAATGATCTGTCATAAAACTTTGTTAAGAAACTCAGCATGAGCTGAATGTGGAAATGTAGGAGCTTTGCGGCAGTCGGAGTCGATCCAGCCGTAATGGGTGTTGGTCCTGCTGTTGCAATCCCTGCAGCAGTGAAAGCTGCTGGTCTTCAAATAGATGATGTCGACCTGTTTGAGATTAATGAGGTATATACCTCCATCCATCCAGTGGTGTTTCTCCATAGACAACGCTAGATCTGCCTGGTAATATTTATTTGCTCTTGTGCATAGGCTTTTGCATCTCAGTACGTGTACTGCTGCAAAAAGTTGGGACTTGATCCTACAAAAGTTAATGTTAATGGAGGTGCAATGGCTCTTGGACATCCATTGGGTGCTACAGGTATATTCTTTCTGCAATCCTAGACACTTATCACATAGCCATACTGCTATTTTAATATCAGCGTGCTCTTTATTTATTGAATGTGTTGATCAAGAGTTGCCTATAGTTTTTCATGTGTGCCAATTGCGATGAAATTTCACATGTTTCCTCCTTTGCAGGTGCACGGTGTGTCAGCACCCTTCTCAACGAAATGAAGCGCCGCGGCAAGGACTGCCGATTTGGTGTAATTTCCATGTGCATAGGTACGTAACACCATTCCACTGGCTTGTACGGAGTATGTATGAAAGCTCAAAATAATTCTTTCAGCTGGAGAGTAGAATTAGAATACAACTTGACAAGAACTTCTGGTGAACAGGTTCTGGCATGGGGGCCGCTGCTGTTTTCGAGCGTGGAGATGCAGTGGATGAGCTTACCAATGCTAGAGGGATCCCGTCCCATAACTGGCTTTCAAAGGACGCCATTAACTAGAACTATATACCATaccataaaatatatgcaaccaCCGTTGTTGTTTTGAAATATCAACACAAGTGTTGTGGAATAAAGAGCTTGTGTATCTGTAATTCTTGACGAGGAATAAGTAGAATCTCGTCGATGCCTGAATATGGCTAGTTGAGAACCTTGTTAATTGAGAAATTCGTGGACACCGATTGGAAATTGTCGGTTTGTTCATCTATAATTACCTTTTGCGTTCGAAAGATATCATATGATTATCTCTCTGTATCAGAAAATGTGGTGAAAAATCCCATGTTTATGCCACTGATACGATTGTGATAAATTGGCACATGGTTTGATATGctgtataaaaataaatgaagcaaccaaaaataataaatgagtAAACATTTATATCCATGGGTTTATggtttaaaagtcaaaactcaaaaatagacttgatgaaaaactctaaattaaattccaaatttaaattttggatgtgGTTGTTAAGCAGTGAGCTGACAACGAGAGGTGTATAGGCTTTGGCTGGTGCTAAGGTATCGGAGTGTGTACCCCTCGTGTATGGGATCAAGGGACTCCTTTTTAGTTCGGCCTAGAGAGAGTAGGAGAAATCTGGAGTTCTAAGTTTGGTGTTTGGCAATTTGAAAATCTTGGAAGAATGTGGAAACATAGCGTTTATATAGATTCAGATTGCATAGAGGCATAATATTTTACTCCTATGtgttcttatattttgagtAAAATATCAGTTGAAGGAGTTTGGATCTAGAGAGTCTAATCCAGATCTGATTCCCCTCTCATTTTATAGTACCAACTAGTTAACATAGTAGCCTAGTACTGATTGGTGAATGTGTTGCTACAAGAGTCCATTACCTTCGTATTGTGTCTACGAGTAAATCATTTAATATGGACGTCTCTCCGCTACTGAAAGGACGTGTGATGCGACATGTGATACTGAAGGCTGTGAGAGACCTATGAGGACATGTTAGCCCTCTGTGCGCCTCGTATCTAAGACAGAGACATAGTTGACAACCTTCTAGTCATGTCTTTAGGCCTCTGGCTGGTGATACTCTTAGTAAAATAAGCACATGTTCATGAGGTATGTCATATCCATAATACTAACAACTACAAAGGTGGTGTCTAGTGCAATAGCGAAGGGTTAGGCACGTGCAACGCACAACTCATTCAAATGCTATAATAGGGCTCAATAAATTAGGTTCGTCTTCCCAATCGATCTATTTGTGTGAATGGTTTGGCTTCTACGCCCTATCTTCGATTTTAATCTCTTTGGGTGCTTGCGTCTACTCTCTATAAGCCACAAGGTTAGATTGGATATAATAAGATTGGTTTTGAGTGTTGACCGAAAAAACTAGTAGCCCTTTATGTTAGCAATCAATCTATGATGTGGGTCATTGTGCTTTCATCAATGCATGGCACAAACAAAAGTCAGGATAGTAACTTAACATCagtattgtatgaattgggaTCATCTGCAGTTTTAGTGATGATTGCAAGTTAAGGTACTACACGCGATGGATGCCATCTATTTTTATGATGAACGGGCCAAATTGTTAGCTACAgtgtaaaatataatatactttTCAATTCATGCtatagtgatatatcataCCTAAATGTATTTTGACCTTCGGATTCAGATCCAACCACCGTCCACTGTCTAAGTTGAACTCACTGCTATAGATCCAAATCCGTATTGAATCAATATTAAGTATATCTAAGACCTTGTCAATCCATTTAGTTTATCTAGAACTATACTTCCATggttttctaaagaaaaataataacatatattttaaaatatagtatatCCAACATAGAAGGATACCGGCCATACATGTATATTGCAATATTTAAACCGTCAAGGGATATATAAGGTATGTATTGGATTAaaagtcatatttttaaatatttacatattcaATTTTCTCGTAATAAGTGGTTATAGATTCTCTTAAAGTAAATACCATATGTACTCATTCATTATCTAAGGAAACATGGAAGGAAATATGTATGGAATCAAtcttttaggatttttcctaATATATGTTATGAATCTGGCCTTTGATGAATATAATATGTAGGACTCCCACCTATCTTGTAGCTATATAAGAAGGGGATGCAACACCTGGATCAAATCGAGTAGAATTAGATTGGAGCCGGAAAGGTGAGAGTAAGGTAGTCGATAGATTCAATCACAAAATTGAATTGGAGCCTGTTGAAGCAAGGAAGTCAAGAAAGGCAGAAAGCAGGGCAATCAATTCCGTTGGGCAGCAAGCACCTGATTTTGAAGGTAATCACGACAGCGAGCTAGCATAcatccacatgcatccatgatAATCCTATTTTTCACGGGGTAATCGACTCCTTAAGCATAAAAGCCTCGTTGTTGACTTGTTTCGTCTATACTTATGTCTATaataaagatttaaattttaaaatttaatattgaagtAGACTTGGGGAGTTTTTCaacgtagtttattttttaacatttacttctaaaataataataacatgtatgcaaatattttatccttcaattattttaagtttttgatatgtcgttttgtttatgcttgttATAAGCGAATATTTGTTTCGTTaggataaaaaattgaaaaagagTTAATATATTACGGTGTAATTTTAATGACATAAATTGATGCTTTGAAATTACTTTCTTATAGCTATACTTTTATGTCACATgagtaatatattaatatactaatatttGGTCAACGCTTTGTTCAAACGAAACAAAATAGaccctatattttaaaagagaaaattatttatgtaccCCTGAGTTTTTCCTTGATACTTTATATGCCTCTAAATTTTATGTCATCTCTTATATGcctttgagtttttattttgatcccTTCTATGCTCATAAGTCCATAACATGAGTTGACTGTTAGTTGACCATTGTTtcttgagtaaatttcacaaaattataagtactTTGGCCgaattatcataaaactacaaaattaatattatgtaTGACAAAGCTATAGATTTAGTAGCAAATTTCTCAGAAAACTAAGGTTAAGGTATTTTGTACcaaaaatgtaaatttagcCACGAAATTATCGAAGAACTATAGGTTTCATAATTCcatattatcttttttgataaaaatgttaatatataattttatgatataataatttaaatatatagttttatatgaaaagttGGTGTTTACAATGTAGTTTTGGAATACATGCCCTTAAATCTTTAGTTTTGCGACAATTTGATCATActatctatagttttgtgaaatttactcttatttttttatccaaatgaCCATATTACCCTCTCCGGTACTTGTTTGCGAGCTTACTATGAAAAACATGATTCTCATTATGAATAATAGATTCATTTGTAAAACACATACGGTAGGATCATTTGACCATAAATTTcagaacttaaattttaaataaaattcaaactaaATTTGATGAATCTTGTGATACTTGAATTTATTAAAGTAAAGAAATCACAATGAGATTTATATGTTTGAAGGAGTTTGCATGTAGGTGTGAGAGGGgcaatatagttattttagaaaaaaaattaataatcaagTAATGGAATAAGGATACaaagatcaaaataaaaaattaaaaccagTAGCATGTGAGAATAAGACCATGTTCAAAAGCGTATTTCATCGGTTCCATAAAAGGCCAACCTGGTACTGAATATAAAACATCCTAGTagtataaatctagacataccTGATACATATACTAGTATGTGTCAAATTCAatacaaaatttcttttttttggatagAGAAAGTAGAAGGGATCAAGAAAAAAACTCACGAGGACATAGAGAGTAGCAACACATCTATATTTATCTTGCACTCGCCCCGttttacaatataagactttctagccttgactaaatttatatggatgctaataaatctagacatatatatacataatatatattcatcaattaataaatttagacaagactaaaaagtcttacaatataaaacggagatagtaataATCTTGACTTTACATTAAAAACGACTAATGCAAACCAATGACTATGTGGGAGCAACCAAGATGCGATCTCATGCCTTGTTGTGCCGACTGGATGGCCCACCACGAGACCGTGCATAAGCCTAAAAGATAGGCGCACATTTTATAGCTTTTACGAAAAGTTTTGCTtacaaattagtttttaattattaataagctGTTTATCTGGGACTTAATTTTTCAAAGAGGACATGCCTTCCCGATGACAATCCAAAcccatgcattttttttaaaataaaatcttcacCTCACCTcgctagtactactactacagtaCATAATCCACTGACCCAAACGATGGAAATCACAGTGAGCAGTAGATTCGATTCGAAATTCAAAACCAGgtcgcacgcacgcacgcacgcagctCCCCCAAAACGCACGGAGGGAGGGAGCGCGGGAGGCGACGCCTCGTAGTACAAAAGTGCACAAACACCACGCCTTTGGACTTTCGGTAGCCGCAGCAACGGCAACAGGAGGAGACGCAAGTGGGGGGGAGTTGAAGAAGGAAGCAAAGCCGTCGCGGTTGGGTGAAGTGAAAGaaacccacctccccctctctctctctctctctctctctcattttttCCCCATCCTTCCCCTCACATCTCGTCTCGTCTCACCTCCCCCATTTTTTTACCACCCCCCGTCGCTtccccaccccgccgcggcctcTCCGTCGCCCTCTCCTCGTCGGAGTAGCGGAGGGGCGGGGGCTCGGGCACCGAGGCAGGCCCTCGCGAGGGTGTTGTTCCCTCGGCTCGGCGCGGCTTGGCTTGGCTTCCCGAGGTGGGTAATCGCCCCCACGGCCCGGCCCGGGGCTACTTCCGGTGTGGTGGTTTTTTGCTTGTCGTGATCGGGGTCTGCTGAGGGGGCTGCGCGTCCGTGGATGTATGATTGGGGATGTGATGGAGCTGTGAGGGTGAATGTGCTCGTTTAACTTGGGGGTggttgggggtgggggggggggttcgTCGGATTATCGCTACATTGTTTGTTGTCTCGTTGGTGACTTGGTGTTGTGTGGTAGTGTTGGGTTAACAATTTGGCTTGTTTCCTGGCTTCGAGTGCATGCAATGCTGCAATAGTAACTCTGTTCTGGGAGAATTACATCAAGATTTTACTTGccaacgattttttttttaaaaataaatttttgattcTTTTGTCTGCAGTTGAGCTGTTATTTAGGGTTTAGTGACGGTCTAGCTCTAGCTTTGGGTTGGTTAGGGTTGTTATGACTTGGGTTGTTCTATTGCTATTGCCTCGTAAGCTCAGTTTGGTCATACTTCCGTGCTCTGCTGCTGGGGTAATTTATGACCCATTAATTAATCCTTTAACCAAAGCTTGCTTGTAAATTGTATATCTGATGCCGTGTTCCTTTTTTACTGCTGCCCCTTGGCTTGATTGCCTGTGTAAGCTTGAATTCCTGGTTCCCTCAATTTCAACATTTGTATTCTCTATGTGCAGAAAAAGAGTTCATTAGCAAGAATGGAACCCTACACGTTTCTTTAGCTGCAATTGATAGTAAACAATATGTATGAGAATAGAAAATTATCTGATGACATGTCCAAGAAAACGGAATCTATTCACTCAAATGGACAGGCACAGGAAGACAAAGCTACAATTATTGAACCTGAAAGTGATGCAACTAATTTTGAAGTGGAAACTGAGACAGCACATGGTGTCTGTGAGGTGCACAAGGTGCATGGACATGGAACCATGGAAAATGGTCTGCATGAGGAAGCATCCACTGCTGATGATGATTCAGAGAGTAACTCGTATGAATACCTTCTTCAGGAATCGGACAATGAGCAATCTTCAGAATCTGATGCTGGCGAGGGAGACAATGAGGTGTGTACATATATAGTTATTGCATTAGGCCAACTTATGTTTTTATCTTGTCCTTGGTGTCTATGGGATCATATCGTTTTCAATTAAGGTAAAATGGTATGATTGGCATTTGGTCGAATTAAGCAATATAACCACTCAGGTACAAGCTTTTCTGGGGCGGCCTGTCATGCTGTCTTTTCTATTAATCGCTTGGTATGCCTTTGCTATACTTTATGCTAGGCAAACTACTACTCAATGTTACTGTATTAGATACACATTTGTTATTGTTTTTAATGCATTAGAGTTATTACTATCTTTTTGGTCGAACAGATTTCAACGTAGAACTTGCTGCATCTGTTCTACATAATTATATTCTGTTCAACTGTTGGAAATCTTAATGCATGGCTTGAGTTGTcatgttttctcttttgtgTATATTTTGGCATATTTTTATTCCTAATAGGCACCTCTAACTGAGGAAGAAGTTGAAGCATTAGTCACCGAATTCCTCGACGTTGAGAGCAAGGTAATATTTTTGCCCCTATtgttcttttcgt
It encodes the following:
- the LOC102707435 gene encoding 3-ketoacyl-CoA thiolase 2, peroxisomal-like; this encodes MEKAINRQRVLLAHLEPAATPAAPAVTASACAAGDSAAYHRGACFADDVVIVAAYRTAICKSKRGGFKDTPAEDLLVPVFKALIDKTKLNPSEVGDIVVGTVLAPGSQRAIECRMAAFYAGFPDTVPLMTVNRQCSSGLQAVSNVASNIKAGLYDIGIAAGLESMTVNKVSLDGQLNPKVELFSQARDCLLPMGLTSENVAKRFGVTRMEQDQAAVESHRKAAAAAAAGKFKEEIVPVHTKIVDPKTGEEKEIVVSADDGIRPGTSLAVLSKLKPAFSKDGTTTAGNASQVSDGAGAVLLMRRDIAMQKGLPVLGVFRSFAAVGVDPAVMGVGPAVAIPAAVKAAGLQIDDVDLFEINEAFASQYVYCCKKLGLDPTKVNVNGGAMALGHPLGATGARCVSTLLNEMKRRGKDCRFGVISMCIGSGMGAAAVFERGDAVDELTNARGIPSHNWLSKDAIN